The genomic interval TAGCGTGAGCAAAACGACTACTGCTGTCGTGAGAATTTGCACGGTTTTTACCTTTCCTGAGTGCAAAACACAAAGTACAAGTGTTTGCAACGACCGACAAGTAAGCGAAACGGCAAGAACCGAAAAACTTGCTTGTTCAGAAAAAAAGAGCTGAAGCGAGCAGTGAGACCGTAATTTATTACAAATACACTAATTACCCTTGCAAATTCCTCAAGACATGCGTAGTTTTGAGAAATCCAACACGCCAGTATTTTGTCCAACAACTATCTTTCTCGATGTAATTCATTTCCGAAACATGAACCAATCGTTCTTGGTTAGGAGTCACTTTGATACAGAGTAAACCAAAACGAAACAGTAAGACGTCGTTGACTCTTCTGTTTGTTTTGATAACGGTAATTATATTAATTGCTGGAAGAATGTACTACATACATGGTTTTGAAGCGCTCGTTGGATCAAAGTCACAGGAATTAGATGCGGTAGTCAAACTAAAACGAAACGAACTTTCCAATTGGTTAGATGAGGTAAAACGCGATGGCGCGTGGTTACAGAATAGCGATTATCCCAAGAAAACGATCACGAGTATTTTGTTAAATCCTTCCAACAAGATTTTACATCAAGAAATCAACCTTCTCTTTACATCACTTATTGCTCATGAGGATTATGAATTCGTAGCCGTGTATGATTCCGTAGGCAAATTTCTTGCTGGTACCCGCGACAACCGTACTCCACTGACCGACAAACTGGTAAAAATTGCAAAGACTTCAATCAGACTCAAACAAATACAAGTATGTGATATCTGCCGCGAAAGCACCGCCGATTCCTCGCTGAGTTTAGAGTTCATCGTTCCCATTGTTGCTGTGGATAAAAGTGGCAAATCAGTACCAGGGGTCGTGGTCATTTCCATTGATCCTTCAGTATCACTCTTTCCAATATTCTCGTCGATTCCGGTTGCAAATAAATCGATTGAGTGCATCTTAGCCCAAAAGGAAGGTGATAGCATTGAGTTTCTTACAAAACTCCGTTATCAATCTACTGAGCAGCGGCAATTCAGAGTGTCTTTTCGCGAAGATCTTCCGGTTGCACAGCCATTCTTTGGCAAAGAGGGAGTGTTCACCGGTTTTGATTATCGAAATGAGAAGGTCGTTTCTTCGGTTTACCGGGTACCGGATTCTGATTGGGTAATCGTTGCAAAAATCGATTTGAACGAATTGAAAGAGCAGGATGCTCTCCGGTATTACAGTATTCTTTTTGTAATGTTTCTAACCATTCTGACTTGCGGCTCCATCATCTATTCGATTCACCGTTATCAACAACACGATTTTTTGAAACGTAAACTCGAAGACGAACAGGAACGCAGTGCTTTAGAGTCGGAGCTGAGAAAAGAGCGTGAGCGCAGCGAAGAAGCAGTGCGGACACAGAGTCGACAGTTAGACAGTTATTTCATGCATAGCCTCGACTTGTTGTGTATCGCCAGCACCGACGGTTATTTCTTACGTTTGAACAAAGAGTGGGAGAATACATTAGGATACAAACTTGATGACCTTGAAGGTAAGCGGTTTCTCGACATGGTACATCCGGATGATTTGCAAGCAACATTAGATGCCGTATCACGCTTAGCTGGGGATAATGCTGTTCTAAACTTTGTTAACCGTTATCGCAAAAGAGATGGGACCTATCGATTCATCGAGTGGCGGTCGTATCCCCATGAGGGTGTCATCTTTGCTGCGGCAAGAGATATCACCGACCGTTTGAAAGCGGAAGAGGCATTACGAGCAAGTGAAGCAACCGCCAAAGAAACTGCATATTGGCTGCAAAGATCACAGCGAATTGGACGATTAGGATCGTATGTCCTCGATGTAAATACTGGAGTCTGGCAAAGTTCAGAAGTGTTGGATGTCGTATTCGGAATCGAAAAAGACTACGAAAAAACCGTTGCTTCCTGGGCGGCAATCGTGCACCCCGATTACCGCGAACGCATGATAAAGTACTTTACCGACCACGTTGTTCGTGATCGAAATCTCTTTGATAGTGTCTACAAAATCGTTCGGCAGAATGATGGCGCTGAGCGCTGGGTGCACGGATTAGGGGAGTTGTCGGTCGATGAGCATGGCAATATTTTGACGATGTTTGGGACGATTCAAGACATCACCGATTTGCAAAACGCGAATGTTGCTAACGAAGAACTTGCGCAACAATGGCAACAGACATTTGACGCTGTATCAGATGGTATTGCAATCATTGACCCCGAACGGAGAATCGTTCGTTTCAATCAGGCTTTTCTCAATTTCACTGACCTCGCTTCCGAGCAGATTACCAACCAATTTTGCCACAAGATTATCCATAATACTGACGATCATTTGCCTGAATGTCCGATAGAACGAGCAAAGCAAACGCTCAGACGTGAAGTAATGGAGGTAAGTTCAAACAATCGTCACTTAGAAGTCGTCGTTGACCCAATGACCGATAAAGCAGGGCAGTTTATCGGAGTAGTTCACGTGATGCGCGATGTCACAGAACGCAAAAACCTTGAAATGCAATTAGCACAGTCACAAAAAATGGACGCGTTAGGACGATTAGCGGGCGGCGTTGCCCATGACTTTAACAATCTCCTCACGGTTTTTTCGGGGACTGCTGAGCTAATAAAAGTTTCGCTACCGGACAATGATCCTATACAAGACACCTTAGATCAACTTTTAACTACTGTGCAGCGTGGCTCAACCTTAACCCGTCAACTACTGGCATTCAGCCGCAATCAGCCAATGCAGCCAAGAGCACTGAATCTGAATCGTGTCATCGACGATATGCAAAAGATGTTGCATCGGTTAATCGGGGAGGACGTTGAACTCATTTTCATTTTGGGTGGCGATCTACCATCAATTTATGCTGATGCCGGACAAATCGAACAGGTGATCATGAATCTCGTGGTGAACGCCCGTGACGCGATGCCGCGCGGTGGAAAGATTACCATCGAGACCGAATTCTACGAATCTGTCGAAGAGACTTTACACCAATATCAGAGTATAACGCCCGGTAAGTATTGTCGAATCGTAGTGAGTGATACCGGATGTGGTATGTCGGAAGAGGTTCTGCAACACGCATTAGAACCGTTCTTTACTACGAAACCGGCAGGTAAGGGAACCGGTTTGGGACTCTCAACCGTCCATGGGATTGTCAAACAGTCAAAGGGGTATTTAACAATTTACTCCGAACCGAATATCGGTACAGCCATCAAGATCTACTTCCCGATTTCAGAAGAAACACCGGATGAAATGGTGATTAAAACCGATATCCACGTGGCGCTTGGTTCCGAGCGAATTCTCGTTATCGAGGATGAGCCACATATCCGGGAGTTAGTTTCCAAAGTCCTTAGTAATACCGGTTACATGGTTGTAACGGCATCGGATGGAGAGGAGGCGTGGACGATTCTTCAAACCGATGATAAATTCGATCTAATGGTATCGGATGTTATCATGCCGCGAATGGGTGGGATTGAACTTTATCAACGGATAAGCGAAAACAAACTGCCAATTAAGGTACTATTTATGTCGGGGTACACACTGGAAAGCGGGTTGCACACGATTCAAGCCTTAAACACGCCGTTCATCCACAAACCGTTTTCTGCGCAAGTGCTGCTCGAAGCGATTCGAAAAGCATTAACCACATGATTCACATTGATAAAAAACACCCCCCGCTGCCGAAGCAACGGGAGGTGGTCGTGCAGGAGAATCTTAAGTTGGCGCGATTCACCTCAACCGAGACGAGGGTGTAACTCACACCTCATCACGGAAGGTTTATCAGATAAGTTCTTGCACTGTACTTCTCTATCGACACATCTCGATGAAAACTTGAGCTTTTTCTCGACCGTTAGTTGGAATAGAGTGCCGAAAAGTCAGAGAGATACTGAAAGCTTGTTGTTATTTCATTACTTGTTTCATCGAAAAGGGACACACCCGAGTGCGTCCCTTTTCGTTACCTGTACCTTAGGGTAGCTTATTCCCAAGTCTTCATCAATTCGATGAGGAGTCGGACACCAACCCCGGTGCCAACCCCGCTCGGGTAAATTGCCTTCCCTTTTACGTCGTTAGCCGTTCCTGCGATGTCAAGATGTACCCACGGGGTGTCACCAACAAATTCTTTCAGGAAGAATGCAGCCGTTATGGAACCGCCATCCCTGCCGCCGGTATTCTTCATATCAGCAACGTCACTCTTGATCTGGGCGCGGTACTCATCGAACATCGGCATCCGCCAGCAGTGTTCACCGGCACGCTCACCTGCGGCAATGACTTTATTCGCTAAGTCTTCGTCGTTGGTAAACAATCCGGTCGCATGGTGCCCCAATGCAATGACAATCGCACCGGTTAGGGTTGCAAGATCGATCACGCCACGTGGTTTGTAAGTCGATACCGCGTAATGCAGGGCATCGGCTAATACGATCCGGCCTTCAGCATCGGTGTTGTCCACTTCGACCGATTTTCCATTCATCATCATAATGATGTCGTCAGGACGATAGGCGCGGCCATCCGGCATATTCATGACGGCGGGAATTACGCCAACCACATTCACTGGCAACCGCATCGCTGCTGCGGTCTTCAAAGTACCTAATACAGTCGCCGAGCCGCTCATATCGTACTTCATGCCGCGGATGCTGTCGCCCGGTTTCAGGTTCAAACCGCCGCTATCAAAGCAGAGCCCTTTTCCAACAATACATAGCGGTGGATCGCCCCGCTTGCCACCCCGGTACTCCATAACGATTAAGAACGTGGGTTCGGCGGAACCGCTGCCTACCGCGAGAATACCATTCGCATTCATTCGCTTGAGTGCTTCTTCGTCAAAGATGTGCAGAATCAGTTTAAGATCCTGCGAAATGCCTTCCGCGGTACGGGCAAGATAGGTTGGAGTGATTACGTTCGGTGGTCCGCTTTGTAAATCGCGAGCGAGGGTAATGCCATCCAGCAAAATTTCCGCACGAGCGCCGGATTCCTCTAATGGTTTCTTGTCCTTAGCTTTTTCGACATACAGGGTGATTTCTTCGACGTCTTTAATTTTTTCAAGATCGACGGTCTTATGCCGGTTGAATTGATATAGCGATAACCCGGTACCAACGATAGCACCTTCGGTCAATTCAGGAGTACCAAGTTTATCGGTAGTGGTGGGATCGATCAGAATAGAAAATTTACGGATTCCCATGTTCCGAGCGTACACTGCCGCCTGCCCACAGGCTAGCCGCCATGTATCGTTCGAAATCATGTCTTTACCCAATCCCCAGAGAATCATTCGCTTGATTCGTGCACCGCCTCTGCCATACACCATAATACCTTCGCCGGTTTTTCCCGTGAAGTCTCCAGTCGCAAGAGCCGGTTGCAGGGTCCCTCCGACCAAATCGTCCAGCGAAAGGAAGAGTCCTTTTTTCGGATTCGTCCCCTCCTTCGCCAATACGATAAGTAGTGGGGTGGCAAGATCAACTAATGCACCGGATGCATATCGGTATGTCATAGCTTCTCCTTGGAAAATGTAAATCGCTCTTTGCTGGATTCAAGCGATAGCTTTATTTTCATTGGGCTGTATCAAACACGGTTTGCGAAAACCGGTACCCTACCGGTGGTTCAGTGCGCCTCAACCCGCTTTGTATACCGGGATCGACTCTGGCGACCGAAAGGGCGACGTTTTTCCACACAGCTTAGCTAACGTTAAAAAACCAGCTTTATCAAAAGCTTCAAAGCCGGCAACCACGATTCCAACGGAATTCAACAGGAATACAGTAGGAACGACTTCGATGCCGTAGGCATTCGATACATCATATCCCGGTTGTTCCACTAAAATTGGAAACGAAGTTTGATAGGTTTGTACGAACGAATGAATCTGCCGGTTATCGAGCGTTTGACAAACACCATAAACCGGAACACCCATTCCATACAAGCGTTCAACAAACGAAACCGAATACTGACAAGTCGGGCAATTCACCTTGAAAAACAAGAGTAACAAGGGATCTGATTTCAGCAGATTGTGGAGGTTAACGGTAGCTCCAGTTATCAAAGGAAGTGAAAACTGGGGTGCCGATTTGCCTATCGGGACAATCATTGATACTTTATTTCTTTCCCGTTGTTGTCAGAAACACCAACCTCCGGGTAAATATCGGAAATCCACTGAATCGAGCAGATTTTCGACCCGGAGTAATTAAATAAACAATTGGAATTACTACGATTAATTCGTCGTAAAAGGACTCGGCCGGTTCAGCCGAATAAGTCCTCGTAATATAATGTTTTTTCTTCAATTTTGCAACACCAAATGAGATAAATTGGGAATGCAAACGAGGTGCAGAATACACCCGTAATTCAAGTAACATCAATGTATAGTAAATCAAATCCAAGGAGAGTTCGTATGGTACAAGTTGCCAGTGCCGCACCATTGTTTGAAGCCGACGCCTTAGTTGGTAAGGAATTTAAAAAGATTGCACTCGCCGATTATTTGAAAAAGGGGAGTAAAAAAGGAAAGTGGGTAATATTATTCTTCTATCCACTTGATTTTACATTTGTTTGTCCTACGGAAATTCGTGGCTTTGCCGATCAGTATGATGATTTTAAAGACCGAAACTGTGAAGTTATCGGTTGCTCGACCGATAGCAAATTTAGCCACAAAGCTTGGAGTGAAGCGAAGGATGGGATCGGGCTGCTGCCATTTCCATTAGTAGCCGACTTCAACAAAGTAATTGCCCGAGATT from bacterium carries:
- a CDS encoding PAS domain S-box protein, which translates into the protein MYYIHGFEALVGSKSQELDAVVKLKRNELSNWLDEVKRDGAWLQNSDYPKKTITSILLNPSNKILHQEINLLFTSLIAHEDYEFVAVYDSVGKFLAGTRDNRTPLTDKLVKIAKTSIRLKQIQVCDICRESTADSSLSLEFIVPIVAVDKSGKSVPGVVVISIDPSVSLFPIFSSIPVANKSIECILAQKEGDSIEFLTKLRYQSTEQRQFRVSFREDLPVAQPFFGKEGVFTGFDYRNEKVVSSVYRVPDSDWVIVAKIDLNELKEQDALRYYSILFVMFLTILTCGSIIYSIHRYQQHDFLKRKLEDEQERSALESELRKERERSEEAVRTQSRQLDSYFMHSLDLLCIASTDGYFLRLNKEWENTLGYKLDDLEGKRFLDMVHPDDLQATLDAVSRLAGDNAVLNFVNRYRKRDGTYRFIEWRSYPHEGVIFAAARDITDRLKAEEALRASEATAKETAYWLQRSQRIGRLGSYVLDVNTGVWQSSEVLDVVFGIEKDYEKTVASWAAIVHPDYRERMIKYFTDHVVRDRNLFDSVYKIVRQNDGAERWVHGLGELSVDEHGNILTMFGTIQDITDLQNANVANEELAQQWQQTFDAVSDGIAIIDPERRIVRFNQAFLNFTDLASEQITNQFCHKIIHNTDDHLPECPIERAKQTLRREVMEVSSNNRHLEVVVDPMTDKAGQFIGVVHVMRDVTERKNLEMQLAQSQKMDALGRLAGGVAHDFNNLLTVFSGTAELIKVSLPDNDPIQDTLDQLLTTVQRGSTLTRQLLAFSRNQPMQPRALNLNRVIDDMQKMLHRLIGEDVELIFILGGDLPSIYADAGQIEQVIMNLVVNARDAMPRGGKITIETEFYESVEETLHQYQSITPGKYCRIVVSDTGCGMSEEVLQHALEPFFTTKPAGKGTGLGLSTVHGIVKQSKGYLTIYSEPNIGTAIKIYFPISEETPDEMVIKTDIHVALGSERILVIEDEPHIRELVSKVLSNTGYMVVTASDGEEAWTILQTDDKFDLMVSDVIMPRMGGIELYQRISENKLPIKVLFMSGYTLESGLHTIQALNTPFIHKPFSAQVLLEAIRKALTT
- a CDS encoding leucyl aminopeptidase, which codes for MTYRYASGALVDLATPLLIVLAKEGTNPKKGLFLSLDDLVGGTLQPALATGDFTGKTGEGIMVYGRGGARIKRMILWGLGKDMISNDTWRLACGQAAVYARNMGIRKFSILIDPTTTDKLGTPELTEGAIVGTGLSLYQFNRHKTVDLEKIKDVEEITLYVEKAKDKKPLEESGARAEILLDGITLARDLQSGPPNVITPTYLARTAEGISQDLKLILHIFDEEALKRMNANGILAVGSGSAEPTFLIVMEYRGGKRGDPPLCIVGKGLCFDSGGLNLKPGDSIRGMKYDMSGSATVLGTLKTAAAMRLPVNVVGVIPAVMNMPDGRAYRPDDIIMMMNGKSVEVDNTDAEGRIVLADALHYAVSTYKPRGVIDLATLTGAIVIALGHHATGLFTNDEDLANKVIAAGERAGEHCWRMPMFDEYRAQIKSDVADMKNTGGRDGGSITAAFFLKEFVGDTPWVHLDIAGTANDVKGKAIYPSGVGTGVGVRLLIELMKTWE
- a CDS encoding redoxin domain-containing protein, giving the protein MIVPIGKSAPQFSLPLITGATVNLHNLLKSDPLLLLFFKVNCPTCQYSVSFVERLYGMGVPVYGVCQTLDNRQIHSFVQTYQTSFPILVEQPGYDVSNAYGIEVVPTVFLLNSVGIVVAGFEAFDKAGFLTLAKLCGKTSPFRSPESIPVYKAG
- a CDS encoding peroxiredoxin — protein: MVQVASAAPLFEADALVGKEFKKIALADYLKKGSKKGKWVILFFYPLDFTFVCPTEIRGFADQYDDFKDRNCEVIGCSTDSKFSHKAWSEAKDGIGLLPFPLVADFNKVIARDYGVLLENAGFALRGTFIIDPDGILQYMVVHNTNVGRSTEETLRVLDALQAGGMCPVNWKKGQKQL